A genomic region of Bernardetia sp. ABR2-2B contains the following coding sequences:
- a CDS encoding queuosine precursor transporter, which translates to MKKKENNLVHQKKQNLYIFLSGLFLTNALIAEVVGTKIFSLEKTLGINPAQISLPIWDSPLDFNLTAGVVLWPVVFIMTDIINEYYGKKGVRKISFLTAGFIAYAFFMIWVVTGLSPAEFWVKINNPLDINTAFNRIFLQSMGIIIGSLTAFLLGQIIDVVAFQWLRKFTGSKNLWLRATGSTLISQFIDSFVVLFIAFYFFGNPKWSFNQVISVGIINYIYKFSVALLLTPLLYVVHYLIDSYLGKNVAHEMIEEASNSELF; encoded by the coding sequence ATGAAAAAAAAAGAAAATAACTTAGTACATCAGAAAAAACAAAATTTATATATTTTCTTGAGTGGATTATTTTTAACAAATGCTTTGATTGCTGAAGTAGTTGGTACAAAGATATTTTCTTTAGAAAAAACACTTGGAATTAACCCTGCTCAAATAAGCCTTCCTATTTGGGATTCTCCTCTTGACTTTAATCTGACAGCTGGTGTGGTGCTTTGGCCTGTCGTTTTTATAATGACAGATATTATAAACGAATATTATGGTAAAAAAGGAGTTCGTAAAATTTCGTTCCTCACAGCTGGTTTTATTGCTTATGCCTTTTTTATGATTTGGGTAGTTACTGGGCTTTCTCCTGCTGAGTTTTGGGTAAAAATAAATAATCCATTAGATATAAACACAGCCTTTAATCGTATTTTTCTGCAAAGCATGGGGATTATTATTGGCTCATTGACAGCTTTTCTATTAGGACAAATTATTGATGTGGTAGCTTTTCAATGGCTTAGAAAATTCACGGGAAGTAAAAACCTTTGGTTACGTGCAACTGGCTCTACACTCATCTCTCAGTTTATAGATAGTTTTGTAGTTCTCTTTATTGCCTTTTATTTCTTTGGAAATCCAAAATGGAGTTTTAATCAAGTTATTTCGGTAGGTATAATTAATTATATTTATAAGTTTTCTGTTGCTCTTTTACTTACTCCTCTGCTTTATGTTGTTCATTATTTAATAGATTCTTATCTAGGGAAAAATGTGGCTCATGAAATGATAGAAGAAGCAAGTAACTCGGAGTTATTTTGA
- a CDS encoding ribonuclease Z, with translation MFTTNFIIVIFELTILGANAAIPAHGRFPTSQILCINHRYYMIDCGEGAQIQLFRQKIKLNKIHAIFISHLHGDHYLGLMGLLNTMNLRRRTEPLYLHAPKGLQEIITLQLKYSYAILNYPIIFIETNQEESVFLFEDEKVTVHTIPLLHRIPCCGFLFREKAKDKNLIKDKIPVDLSVAGRIALKKGEDFEHNNQILKNEEYTHAPNKRRSYAFCSDTIYLPSSPLIEIIKEVDLLYHEATFTQVHEQRAAQTFHSTGQQAALIAKEANVEKLILGHFSTRYYDLSPVLEEAQVIFPNSELAIEGKTFSVNE, from the coding sequence TTGTTCACAACGAATTTTATTATCGTGATTTTTGAGCTTACCATACTGGGTGCAAATGCTGCTATTCCTGCACACGGACGTTTTCCTACCTCTCAAATTTTGTGTATTAATCATAGATACTACATGATTGACTGTGGAGAAGGGGCGCAGATACAGTTATTTAGACAAAAAATAAAACTAAATAAAATACATGCTATTTTTATTAGTCATCTTCATGGCGACCACTACTTGGGTCTTATGGGGCTTTTGAATACAATGAACTTGCGTAGAAGAACCGAACCTCTTTATCTACATGCACCTAAAGGACTTCAAGAAATCATTACATTACAACTCAAATATTCTTATGCGATTCTTAATTATCCAATTATTTTTATAGAAACAAATCAAGAAGAGTCCGTATTTTTATTTGAAGATGAGAAGGTAACAGTTCATACCATTCCTTTATTGCATAGAATCCCTTGTTGTGGTTTCTTATTTAGAGAAAAAGCTAAAGATAAAAATTTAATTAAAGATAAAATACCTGTTGATTTGTCTGTCGCTGGACGAATTGCTCTCAAAAAAGGAGAAGATTTTGAACATAACAATCAAATTTTGAAAAATGAAGAATACACCCACGCTCCCAATAAAAGAAGAAGTTATGCCTTTTGTTCAGATACAATTTATCTACCTTCCTCTCCTTTAATCGAAATTATCAAAGAAGTAGATTTGTTATACCACGAGGCTACTTTCACACAAGTACATGAGCAACGTGCTGCCCAAACTTTTCATTCTACAGGACAACAGGCTGCTCTGATTGCTAAAGAAGCAAATGTAGAAAAACTCATATTAGGTCATTTTTCTACTCGTTATTATGATTTGTCGCCTGTTTTGGAAGAAGCACAAGTTATTTTTCCTAATTCTGAATTAGCTATTGAAGGCAAAACATTTTCTGTAAACGAATAG
- the recO gene encoding DNA repair protein RecO translates to MLAKTQGVVLGFTRYSETSIICRIFTKEFGLNSYIINGVRQKSKTSARKMALYQPLTILDLVIYYKENKGLLRISDSSIEHPFRSLPFEPKKSSIALFITEILRKALQEEGQSEELFTFLTESIIFLDNVEEEYENFHIQFLLKLIPFLGFGIESAEEFFQLEVPQFEVNKMTTDYVNALMKLEYSDYLPMNGKMRRMFLYWILAFYRNHLEDFGYIRSLTVLKEIFEE, encoded by the coding sequence ATGTTAGCAAAAACACAAGGAGTAGTTTTAGGATTTACTAGATACAGCGAGACTTCTATCATTTGCCGAATTTTCACTAAAGAATTTGGTCTCAATTCTTATATCATAAATGGAGTACGGCAAAAAAGTAAAACAAGCGCACGAAAAATGGCACTTTATCAGCCACTTACTATTTTAGATTTAGTTATTTATTACAAAGAAAATAAAGGACTTTTACGTATTTCAGATTCTTCTATCGAACATCCTTTTAGAAGTCTTCCCTTTGAGCCAAAAAAATCAAGTATTGCTCTTTTTATTACTGAAATTCTTAGAAAAGCCTTACAAGAAGAAGGGCAAAGTGAAGAGTTATTTACTTTTCTGACCGAAAGTATTATTTTTTTAGATAATGTAGAGGAGGAATACGAAAATTTTCATATTCAATTTTTATTAAAACTAATTCCCTTTTTAGGTTTTGGAATAGAATCAGCAGAAGAGTTTTTTCAATTGGAAGTTCCTCAATTCGAAGTCAATAAAATGACAACTGATTATGTAAATGCACTTATGAAGTTAGAATATTCTGATTACTTGCCGATGAATGGAAAAATGAGAAGAATGTTTTTATATTGGATTTTGGCTTTTTATAGAAATCATTTAGAAGATTTTGGATATATTCGTTCGCTAACTGTTTTGAAAGAAATTTTTGAAGAGTAA
- a CDS encoding aspartate-semialdehyde dehydrogenase, whose amino-acid sequence MKIAVVGATGLVGTQMLQVLKNRKFPISELIAVASERSVGNKIEFDGKSYRVHSMQEAIDAVPDVAIFSAGGSVSLEFAPKFAEKGTIVIDNSSAWRMNPNYKLVVPEVNAHELHDLNENDKIIANPNCSTIQMVVALNPLHTKYKIKRVVVSTYQSVTGTGKAAVDQLMSERKGEAGNKVYPHPIDLNVLPHIDVFLENGYTKEEMKMILETKKIMSDDSIQVTATAVRIPTMGGHSEAINVEFENDFDLNEVREILKNSEGIILQDDVSKFEYPMPINSEGKDEVFVGRLRRDESQKNTLNMWVVADNLRKGAATNAVQIAEYLVKENLLKVETV is encoded by the coding sequence ATGAAAATTGCTGTTGTAGGAGCTACTGGACTTGTAGGAACTCAAATGTTACAAGTTTTGAAAAATCGTAAATTTCCTATCTCTGAACTTATTGCTGTTGCTTCAGAGCGTTCGGTAGGAAATAAAATTGAATTTGATGGAAAGTCATATCGTGTACACAGTATGCAAGAAGCTATCGATGCTGTTCCTGATGTTGCTATTTTTTCGGCTGGAGGTTCAGTTTCTTTAGAGTTTGCACCCAAATTTGCAGAAAAAGGAACAATAGTTATTGATAATTCTTCAGCTTGGAGAATGAACCCCAATTATAAATTAGTTGTCCCAGAGGTAAACGCACACGAACTTCATGACTTAAATGAAAATGATAAAATAATTGCAAATCCAAACTGCTCAACCATTCAAATGGTAGTGGCTCTCAATCCATTACACACAAAATATAAAATCAAACGTGTTGTTGTTTCGACCTATCAATCTGTTACAGGAACTGGAAAAGCTGCCGTTGATCAGTTGATGAGCGAACGAAAAGGAGAAGCAGGAAATAAAGTATATCCTCATCCTATCGATTTAAACGTTCTTCCTCATATCGATGTTTTCTTAGAAAATGGCTATACGAAAGAGGAAATGAAAATGATTTTGGAGACTAAGAAAATTATGAGTGATGATTCTATACAAGTTACGGCAACGGCTGTCCGTATTCCAACTATGGGAGGACATTCAGAAGCTATCAACGTAGAGTTCGAAAATGACTTTGATTTGAATGAAGTACGTGAAATTCTGAAAAATTCAGAAGGAATTATTTTACAAGATGATGTAAGTAAGTTTGAATATCCAATGCCGATAAATTCAGAAGGAAAAGATGAGGTTTTTGTAGGAAGACTTAGAAGAGATGAAAGTCAGAAAAATACCCTCAACATGTGGGTTGTAGCTGATAACCTGCGTAAGGGGGCTGCCACAAATGCTGTTCAGATTGCTGAGTATTTAGTAAAAGAAAATTTATTGAAAGTAGAAACAGTATAA
- a CDS encoding T9SS type A sorting domain-containing protein, producing the protein MNKKYLLAGVTAFGISTGIFGYFQLETTSTDLSQKQDASINIENWKKRQAAKKAAIRNREGYVKTMEISGYLKYMNDIRTKEGEKHPNYKVGYRQLALERGLENSRNARTEEEFIFDERGPGNVAGRTRAILVDVRDSSNQTWFIGTAGGGIWKTSDGGNTWQDKSGAMSHLGITSIAQAQSSPNIMYATTGETPFGNAGINGGGVFKSTDGGDTWNRITATIPRVTDFLQGTRVIVSPDDANLVLVTSSYNPFLSKGTDPVDTFTSNIFRSTDGGNSWTSVYNNTQRLQQIIAEPGNFNNMYAVGTGGEGGQLIRSTDAGLTWQNTTLTSVAETEVEASGGIGRTELAISPSNPAKVYASVDLPGGISRLLVSFDRGLSWNMIEKNRSQEREDYLQQGFYDNAIVVNPTDENTVYWGGVDLHEANLNIGDTRKARNFLGGETEELDFLGFTSVSGFTSWGGRVEIQNPNLALPVEIRFGPGKSQKAHRFLAAGGGATSGVPADEYVYQDYVDVPFEVWDTENNTQLMFSFRDNVGDGEFSFTQRDEENDSTYINTREYMFVHAIPYEETPSSRITVNGGHEIDQIYFVWPFLTESSTFSPTASSILRFNFGDVTYQDSEITRMTHGRVSAGETSGPVDGDELHVDHHMLAFAGSRLISVNDGGLGYSDDLGASWREIDNKGTNSVTTAQFYRADRHPTQNKYLGGTQDNGTLLSNNIDGSASTNYTEIYGGDGMECVWHATDPNLMLVSYVNNDIARSTDGGNTVSFSSTGISDRADDTAPFVTRLGYSPVNPDVVFAVGSSGVFKSDNFGQSWKAKPITDERWNYNGSTTNVFPSLSDRSIVWAGSGMSENRTMFLSKDGGETFTAVPNSIDIGVSSGFATNPENRNEAYMLFGQAGVGKIWRTKDLGQSWEDISGFGQNNTSSKGFPDVVPFSMVVKGDTLLVGTEIGIVASFDDAASWQLIPNFPAVAVFSLVVKENDGQLVIGTHGRGIWSSDIGIEYDRITGIFNPTNSISLKVYPNPTQEKVRFELPKITGNYDIRIYTITGQEVMKASSKGGGNVELNIQKFIDGTYLLKATDGNKMYIQKVVVQK; encoded by the coding sequence ATGAATAAAAAATACCTACTGGCTGGAGTAACAGCTTTTGGAATCAGTACAGGCATTTTCGGATATTTTCAGTTAGAAACTACTTCTACTGATTTATCACAGAAGCAAGATGCCTCTATAAATATAGAAAACTGGAAAAAAAGACAAGCTGCAAAAAAAGCAGCTATACGTAACAGAGAGGGATATGTAAAAACAATGGAAATCTCTGGGTACTTAAAATACATGAATGATATTCGTACAAAGGAAGGGGAAAAACACCCTAACTACAAAGTAGGATATCGCCAGTTGGCCTTAGAGAGAGGTTTAGAAAATAGTCGTAATGCTCGTACTGAGGAAGAATTTATATTCGATGAGCGAGGTCCGGGAAATGTTGCTGGTCGTACTCGTGCTATTCTTGTTGATGTACGAGATAGCTCAAATCAAACTTGGTTTATCGGTACTGCTGGTGGTGGTATTTGGAAAACATCCGATGGAGGTAATACGTGGCAAGACAAATCAGGAGCTATGTCTCATTTAGGTATTACTTCTATTGCACAAGCACAATCTAGCCCCAATATTATGTATGCTACCACAGGAGAAACTCCTTTTGGAAATGCTGGTATTAATGGTGGTGGTGTTTTCAAATCTACTGATGGAGGAGATACTTGGAATCGTATAACAGCTACTATCCCTCGTGTAACAGACTTTTTGCAAGGAACTCGTGTGATAGTCTCTCCTGACGATGCCAATTTAGTTTTGGTAACTTCTTCGTATAATCCTTTTTTGAGTAAAGGAACTGATCCTGTGGATACTTTTACTTCTAATATTTTCCGTTCTACTGATGGAGGAAACTCTTGGACAAGCGTATATAATAATACACAACGATTACAACAAATAATCGCAGAACCAGGTAATTTTAATAACATGTATGCTGTCGGTACTGGTGGCGAAGGTGGGCAACTAATCCGTTCTACTGATGCAGGACTTACATGGCAAAACACTACTTTGACTTCGGTGGCTGAAACGGAAGTAGAGGCTTCAGGTGGTATTGGTCGTACAGAATTAGCTATATCACCTTCAAATCCAGCTAAAGTATATGCTTCAGTAGATTTACCAGGTGGTATTTCTCGTCTTTTAGTTTCATTTGATAGAGGTCTCTCTTGGAATATGATAGAAAAAAATCGAAGTCAAGAAAGAGAAGATTATCTACAACAAGGGTTCTATGATAATGCTATTGTTGTAAATCCAACAGATGAAAATACAGTTTATTGGGGTGGGGTAGATTTGCATGAAGCAAATTTGAATATTGGAGATACTAGAAAAGCTCGTAACTTTTTAGGAGGAGAAACAGAAGAATTAGACTTTCTTGGTTTTACAAGTGTTTCTGGTTTTACTTCGTGGGGTGGAAGAGTAGAAATACAAAACCCTAATCTAGCTCTACCTGTAGAAATCCGTTTTGGACCTGGAAAATCTCAGAAAGCACATCGCTTTTTAGCTGCAGGAGGAGGTGCTACTTCTGGTGTTCCTGCTGATGAGTATGTATATCAAGATTATGTAGATGTTCCTTTCGAAGTTTGGGATACAGAAAATAATACACAGCTTATGTTCTCATTCCGTGATAATGTAGGAGATGGTGAGTTTAGTTTTACTCAAAGAGATGAGGAAAATGACTCAACTTACATAAATACCCGTGAATATATGTTTGTTCATGCTATTCCATACGAAGAGACACCTAGTAGCCGAATCACTGTAAATGGAGGACACGAAATAGACCAAATTTATTTCGTATGGCCATTCTTAACAGAAAGCTCTACTTTTTCTCCTACTGCTTCATCTATTTTACGCTTCAATTTTGGAGATGTTACTTATCAAGATAGTGAAATTACACGTATGACACACGGACGTGTAAGTGCAGGGGAAACATCGGGTCCTGTTGATGGAGATGAGCTTCACGTCGATCATCATATGTTAGCTTTTGCTGGTTCTCGTCTGATTTCTGTAAATGATGGTGGATTAGGGTACTCTGATGACTTAGGAGCTTCTTGGAGAGAAATAGACAACAAGGGAACTAACAGTGTAACTACTGCACAGTTTTATAGAGCAGACAGACATCCTACACAAAATAAATATTTAGGAGGAACGCAAGACAACGGTACTTTGCTTTCAAATAATATAGATGGATCGGCTTCAACTAACTATACAGAAATATATGGTGGAGACGGAATGGAGTGTGTTTGGCACGCAACCGACCCAAACTTGATGCTAGTTTCTTATGTAAATAATGATATTGCTCGTTCTACTGATGGAGGAAATACTGTCTCCTTCTCATCAACAGGAATTAGTGATAGAGCAGATGATACTGCTCCTTTCGTTACTCGTTTGGGATATTCTCCAGTTAATCCTGATGTTGTTTTTGCAGTAGGTTCAAGTGGAGTATTTAAGTCTGATAATTTTGGTCAAAGCTGGAAAGCAAAACCTATCACAGATGAGCGTTGGAATTATAATGGTTCTACTACAAATGTATTCCCTTCTTTATCCGACCGAAGTATTGTTTGGGCAGGTAGTGGAATGTCTGAAAATCGTACTATGTTTCTTTCAAAAGACGGAGGAGAAACTTTTACTGCAGTGCCTAACTCAATAGATATTGGTGTTTCTTCTGGTTTTGCTACCAATCCTGAAAACAGAAATGAGGCATATATGCTTTTTGGTCAAGCAGGTGTAGGTAAAATATGGCGTACAAAGGACTTAGGGCAATCTTGGGAAGATATTTCTGGGTTTGGGCAAAACAACACAAGCAGTAAAGGATTTCCTGATGTAGTTCCATTTTCAATGGTCGTTAAAGGAGATACATTATTAGTAGGAACAGAAATTGGTATTGTAGCTTCTTTTGATGATGCAGCTTCTTGGCAACTTATTCCTAACTTTCCTGCAGTAGCCGTTTTCAGTCTTGTTGTAAAAGAAAATGACGGTCAGCTCGTAATTGGTACACACGGACGTGGCATTTGGTCTTCTGATATAGGAATTGAATATGATAGAATTACAGGAATATTTAACCCTACTAATTCAATTAGTTTGAAAGTATATCCAAATCCTACTCAAGAAAAAGTACGTTTTGAGTTGCCTAAAATAACAGGTAATTATGATATTCGCATTTATACAATCACAGGACAAGAAGTAATGAAAGCTTCTAGTAAGGGTGGTGGAAATGTAGAATTAAATATTCAGAAGTTTATAGACGGTACGTATCTTCTGAAAGCCACAGACGGAAATAAAATGTACATTCAAAAAGTAGTAGTACAGAAATAG